catcagattatttgacttgtcgctctaacgaagtaggcgagtgtcagcaatatgtctcgtggtcttatcgtggcgtgtttatcttctgccgttacgtcagacgatagaaatgccacttgtacgcttagagtagcagattgacggtgaccaactttaaacagaactggattaattttcacacacatttattaaaataataacaagcataaaaattacttaacttggttctggatgctatttacaattgacaatctgaagttcctgtggtattagtacgttaatcttatcctcagatatatctctgatatttgacaaaagtgtctatacatttatcgtcatggctatgtacaggaataaggtaatcttattaggcgcagactgaaacttgactatagactggtaaagacaaatgtagaactcgtatggactggtacagactgatgcagactggtacagactggtgcagacaaatgcagactgactaatcggaggtctgtacactcgttatgatacctcgcgcgttcatgtatcactgcgcgagtctgatccgcgaggagaaaaggttctacgtttgcAGCAatctcatttttttttcctttattgagtttcgattccccctaaagggggcgggctggcagcaccttattacgccgctcttcagcctacagaatttgttttaaaaagatgaagataataaaaaaataataacagttggcgataaaatcggtgacttaaaggtaaaatggcagaaaattctggagcttaaaacataaaacacagggttgatgatgctaataaaatacacaggaagcagaaaaataatagacagacaattaaaaaacatggtgatagtctgggttctgttcgcaagagatataaaatgcacacccagcgacagcatgatttctgttcacaacactgtggaaagacgcacaacactgcacactcacttaaacactgcgctaaaaagttggcacaaatatgacataccacacccgagagcaggtggggggaaactggtcagatgacgggaaaaaaagggggggaagaagaggaaaagtgaagggggagggggcagcaatctcattggctgcgttacatattaatacgcggatcggcggaagcagaatttggtccgtctctacggcagcgccatctaataGTGCGGAGACAGAAGAgagctgcacctgcgctgttgtgcttagcggggcgcgctctagtgggaaagttgtgtacgcgctgactacgcggaactatgtacacaacagcttcGAATTGTTCGTCTTGCTGTTTATTTATCCATAGTACatagtacatgtaaataaacagcatagtacgtgtaaacttgttcgCATGTCAGTTCTAAATAAGCTGGAAAGCAGCaacgctagacaaagcggtagacaagtttagttcCATTTCTCCTTAGGATGGCTTCTCTAGCCCGAGGTTGCCTGCCtccaattgttcagtggagcattctctacgtcctgttacatttttgcacgctcttagatGTACTCCCTGTATGATATTGTAGAGTCCCTACTGTGCCCACATTGCAGCAATGTTTGTCTTCGGTTCAGCACTTGACGCGAGCTCCACTGGCTGTGTTTTGTAGCGGGAGGCTCCAGACGGCGACCGCCGGCAAGTAGTGCGGGCCCGCAGCGTGCGCCGCCGCCTCTTCGGCGACGACGAGTCGGCCGGCGAGGACGGCGGCGCTGTCGGCATCGGCGACGCCGGGCGCAGGCGGCGCCGCGCGCGCTGGCCGGACGACCCGCTGGCAGTCTACGTGTTGCGGCCCGCCCAGGACGTCGccgacaagatggccgccgaggaGACGGCCGCAGCCACCCGCCGCTGGAACTTCGACTTCGTGAACGAGCGCCCGCTGGAGGGCCAGTGGCAGTGGGAGAAGGTGAGAGTGCCTCCCACCGAGCCTGTTTCCTATGTGCCGGCACTTCCTCCCTGTCTTACGTCGCTTTTACTCGACCGACTTGAACTACAGttcaaacaatcctgtcggaggaaaacccgcaactgagcattataacaGGGGTTCAATATACCGCTTCAGCTGTAAGGTTCTTTTTGTTTAGAACTCGACCCGTTTCTGCCTCTTATATGCACATCATCAAGTGTTACAATTTTGTGCTGTGATCCCGAGGTCCGCAGTGTACGAGTACCGGACAAATGTGCATATACCGGGGgaacaaaaagtcagtattaattagaaaactgaataaatcacggaataatgtagatagagaggtacaaattgacacacatgcttggaatgacatggggttttattagaaccaaaaaaatacaaaagttcaaaaaatatatgtgaagagagtaacttttctcgaaagaacagaatactgttgatgaccgtgctaTGTAGAATTGtgggcagttgggaatgtgagtctcacgggaagcgtgcaagggataagtccctgcagtcgcgttattcatctgtgtcctcgccggctcagatgggtagagcgtctgccatgtaagcaggagatcccgggttcgagtaccggtcggggcacacattttcaactgtccacatcgaggtatatcaacaacacttgtcggcagctaagggtttcagttagttatcatttattccaggaaaaagctgcacggtcatcaacagtattctgttctttcgagaaaagttactgtcttcacatatatagttaaaggctacccagccattgaccttcgtctgtgcgaatgcgcacaggttgcccaaactcttacgggaatcatcaaagcgtgcgcgagtaatgagtggatgggcaaatgtctataaggtagattacatacgtagaattgtggacagttgggaatgagagtctcacgggaagcgtgcaagggataagtccctgcaatcgcgctattcatctgtgtcctcggtggctcatatgggtagagcgtctgccatgtaagcaggagatcccgggttcgagtaccggtcggggcacacattttcaactgtccacatcgaggtatatcaacaacacctgtcggcagctgagggtttcagttagttatcatttagttcaaaaaatgtccgacagatggcgcttcatctgatcagaatagcaataattagcataacaaaataagacaaagcaaagatgatgttctttacaggaaatgctcaatatgtggctgagcacacgatcatcaccaaacgacgcgcacaagagatctttcacgcgtctagcaatatggggtggaccgCCATCCTGCAAAAATATCGTACTTTccatcaggtgtttatcagccaggttggggatgatgcgattctgtaacatatcggcgtacctctcacccgtcacggtagcagttacaaaaccagaatcacgcatttcctcgaagaaaaaaggcccgataatggtagatgtggtaaatccaacccataccgtgacttacTCGTCgtagagtttccacgacagttctaggtttttcggtagcccaaattcagcagttgtgggtgttgacagaccctcggagcgtgaaatgagcttcgtcggtccacaacacgttactcaaccaatcgtcatcttccaccatcttttgaaacgcccacaccgcaaatgccctccgcttcactaaatcgccaggtaacagttcatgatgccgatggattttgtacggatagcatcggagggtaggcctcagtgccaaccaaacagtagtgtatcgaatgccggtgcgacgtgcggctgcacgagcgctgacttccccgtgcatagacgaacccgctacagtctccatttcttcctgaactgtctcagcagcattacgcctcgtgctcggtcggccactacggggtctatcgtctaaacaacccatgaCTTCCAACTTCGAAAttgttctcgccacagctgcatttgtcaacggacctttacccgttcgtatccccttcctatggcgataggatcgtaacgctgaactagcacattccccattctgataatacaacttcactaaaagcgccttttcaggtaacgtc
This sequence is a window from Schistocerca serialis cubense isolate TAMUIC-IGC-003099 chromosome 7, iqSchSeri2.2, whole genome shotgun sequence. Protein-coding genes within it:
- the LOC126412721 gene encoding uncharacterized protein LOC126412721 isoform X1, which gives rise to MVREQKMTPEPPQPLVTLPRELRLVQVGDGELVPWDHTSQSYLVMERREAPDGDRRQVVRARSVRRRLFGDDESAGEDGGAVGIGDAGRRRRRARWPDDPLAVYVLRPAQDVADKMAAEETAAATRRWNFDFVNERPLEGQWQWEKVGDEADGAEAENGGPREAESVDECHSPQR
- the LOC126412721 gene encoding uncharacterized protein LOC126412721 isoform X4; amino-acid sequence: MVREQKMTPEPPQPLVTLPRELRLVQVGDGELREAPDGDRRQVVRARSVRRRLFGDDESAGEDGGAVGIGDAGRRRRRARWPDDPLAVYVLRPAQDVADKMAAEETAAATRRWNFDFVNERPLEGQWQWEKVGDEADGAEAENGGPREAESVDECHSPQR
- the LOC126412721 gene encoding uncharacterized protein LOC126412721 isoform X3 yields the protein MKVPQQNPEPPQPLVTLPRELRLVQVGDGELVPWDHTSQSYLVMERREAPDGDRRQVVRARSVRRRLFGDDESAGEDGGAVGIGDAGRRRRRARWPDDPLAVYVLRPAQDVADKMAAEETAAATRRWNFDFVNERPLEGQWQWEKVGDEADGAEAENGGPREAESVDECHSPQR
- the LOC126412721 gene encoding uncharacterized protein LOC126412721 isoform X6 is translated as MKVPQQNPEPPQPLVTLPRELRLVQVGDGELREAPDGDRRQVVRARSVRRRLFGDDESAGEDGGAVGIGDAGRRRRRARWPDDPLAVYVLRPAQDVADKMAAEETAAATRRWNFDFVNERPLEGQWQWEKVGDEADGAEAENGGPREAESVDECHSPQR
- the LOC126412721 gene encoding uncharacterized protein LOC126412721 isoform X2 — encoded protein: MKDLPPRPEPPQPLVTLPRELRLVQVGDGELVPWDHTSQSYLVMERREAPDGDRRQVVRARSVRRRLFGDDESAGEDGGAVGIGDAGRRRRRARWPDDPLAVYVLRPAQDVADKMAAEETAAATRRWNFDFVNERPLEGQWQWEKVGDEADGAEAENGGPREAESVDECHSPQR
- the LOC126412721 gene encoding uncharacterized protein LOC126412721 isoform X5, with protein sequence MKDLPPRPEPPQPLVTLPRELRLVQVGDGELREAPDGDRRQVVRARSVRRRLFGDDESAGEDGGAVGIGDAGRRRRRARWPDDPLAVYVLRPAQDVADKMAAEETAAATRRWNFDFVNERPLEGQWQWEKVGDEADGAEAENGGPREAESVDECHSPQR